In a genomic window of Gossypium arboreum isolate Shixiya-1 chromosome 9, ASM2569848v2, whole genome shotgun sequence:
- the LOC108455160 gene encoding uncharacterized protein LOC108455160, whose amino-acid sequence MDQRLEKLEQMQKEMQEQLQAQMQEQLARIQQEMRDQMLESQKNMLESQNNMMSQLTQLLRGGSDKGKGPMGDTGNDNDDSACPTSFAPVNIQTQPPRVSVNVKPLYQACTSVLVNFLTGSCSNSGDNMENPMILDFNEVEGEKVRTELPKQLKDRCKWIEEKFKELESADHYCGVDAKELSLVPNLILPLKFKMPEFERYNGTSCPETHITMFCGRMTGYVNNDYLLIHYFQDSLTGAAAKWYNQLSRAQVKSWKDLAQAFMKQYGHVTDVAPDRITLQNMEKRSGESFRKYAERWREVATQVQPPLLEKETTMLFINTLKAPFINHMLGSANKSFADIVMSDKMIENAIRCRKIEIRESTKRSTSKKKENEVNNVSSGYSKPVIVSQSRTVVTGQQASPRQEPSTRRDTERIQFTPIPVTYKELYKNLFDAHVVALSYLKLLQPPYPKWYNANAQCEYHVGTVGHSIKSCLSFKKLVEKLINMDVVKFDDTPVVGNPLPSHADGEVNAIIKNVGRRVKLNVDEVKTLFREFWKKMLKVGLITRSSRSSSQEMNDYCEFYSEKGHEIQNYKKFRSLVQGLMDNKELEFFELTGEEDVCAAEEKSIEKDIHRVPWNYNCSIAVSRKEGSINTLNTEAESAKGKPIILKQEVERSEPLVNEPVIENEAKEFLKFLRHSEYSVVEQLHQQPDHISVLALLLNSEVHRNALTKVLNETYIANEISVNKLDRLVGNISTDNFISFSDDEIPLGGKGSIKALHVTTRCKGYTLLGVLVDNGSALNVLPWATLNRLPIDSFHMKTCQNIVRAFDSTERKVMGRIEVPLQIGPNIYEVDFLVMDIKLSYNYLLERPWIHSARAVPSSLHQKLKMVTEG is encoded by the exons ATGGATCAGAGGTTAGAGAAATTAGAACAAATGCAAAAggagatgcaagagcaactgcaAGCTCAGATGCAAGAACAACTGGCTAGGATCCAGCAGGAGATGAGGGATCAAATGCTGGAGTCCCAGAAAAACATGCTGGAGTCACAGAACAACATGATGAGCCAGCTGACACAGCTGTTGAGGGGAGGTTCTGACAAAGGAAAAGGCCCTATGGGTGATACTGGGAATGACAACGATGACTCTGCTTGTCCTACAAGCTTTGCCCCAGTAAACATTCAAACACAGCCACCAAGGGTGTCTGTTAATGTTAAACCTCTGTATCAAGCCTGCACTTCGGTACTGGTAAACTTTCTAACGGGCTCTTGCTCTAACTCTGGAGACAATATGGAAAATCCCATGATCCTTGACTTCAATGAGGTTGAAGGGGAAAAAGTAAGGACGGAGCTTCCAAAGCAGCTCAAGGATCGGTGCAAATGGATAGAGGAGAAGTTCAAGGAGCTAGAAAGTGCTGATCATTATTGCGGAGTTGACGCAAAGGAACTCAGTTTGGTCCCAAACTTAATACTTCCGCTGAagttcaaaatgccagaatttgaaaGATATAATGGAACCAGCTGCCCTGAGACTCACATTACAATGTTCTGCGGGAGAATGACGGGATATGTCAACAATGACTATTTGCTGATTCACTATTTTCAAGATAGTTTGACTGGGGCCGCagccaaatggtacaatcagttgagccgtgctCAGGTCAAATCATGGAAGGATTTGGCACAGGCCTTCATGAAACAGTATGGCCATGTGACCGATGTAGCACCTGACAGGATTACATTACAGAACATGGAGAAAAGGTCAGGTGAAAGTTTCAGGAAATACGCCGAGAGGTGGAGGGAAGTCGCTACACAAGTCCAACCACCACTGCTGGAAAAAGAAACGACTATGTTGTTTATTAATACCTTGAAGGCACCTTTCATTAATCATATGTTGGGGAGCGCAAATAAGAGTTTCGCAGACATAGTGATGTCTgacaaaatgatagaaaatgcaataAGGTGCAGAAAGATAGAAATAAGGGAAAGTACGAAAAGGTCAACCTCGAAGAAAAAGGAAAACGAGGTAAACAATGTGAGCTCAGGCTATTCAAAACCTGTCATTGTTAGCCAATCGAGAACGGTAGTCACAGGCCAACAAGCTTCACCAAGGCAAGAGCCCAGCACCAGGAGAGATACGGAGAGGATACAGTTTACCCCTATCCCAGTGACATATAAGGAGCTGTACAAAAACCTATTCGATGCACATGTTGTAGCACTATCCTATCTAAAACTGTTGCAGCCTCCATACCCCAAGTGGTATAACGCAAATGCTCAGTGTGAATACCATGTGGGGACTGTGGGGCATTCAATAAAAAGCTGTCTCTCGTTTAAGAAGTTAGTCGAGAAGCTCATTAACATGGATGTTGTGAAGTTTGATGACACACCTGTGGTAGGTAACCCATTACCCAGCCATGCTGATGGTGAGGTAAATGCAATAATCAAGAATGTGGGGAGGAGAGTTAAGTTGAATGTGGACGAAGTAAAGACTCTGTTCAGGGAATTTTGGAAGAAAATGCTGAAAGTGGGGCTGATCACACGGAGCTCAAGGAGCAGCTCCCAAGAAATGAATGACTATTGCGAATTTTATAGCGAGAAGGGCCATGAAATCCAGAATTACAAGAAATTCAGATCCTTAGTCCAGGGCTTAATGGACAATAAAGAGTTAGAGTTCTTTGAGCTTACTGGAGAAGAGGACGTATGTGCTGCTGAAGAGAAGTCAATAGAGAAG GATATCCATAGGGTGCCTTGGAATTATAATTGTAGTATAGCAGTTTCAAGGAAGGAGGGTTCGATTAACACGCTAAACACAGAAGCCGAATCAGCAAAAGGGAAGCCCATCATACTCAAGCAAGAAGTAGAGAGATCAGAACCACTGGTTAATGAACCAGTAATAGAAAATGAAGCCAAGGAGTTCTTGAAGTTTCTAAGacacagcgagtatagtgttgTGGAACAACTACACCAACAACCGGATCACATATCGGTATTGGCTTTGCTGTTAAATTCGGAGGTCCACCGCAACGCATTGACGAAAGTGTTGAACGAAACCTATATTGCGAATGAAATTTCGGTTAACAAATTGGATCGTCTCGTTGGCAACATAAGCACTGACAATTTCATCTCCTTCagcgatgatgagataccgctaGGGGGTAAGGGGTCTATTAAGGCTCTGCATGTCACCACACGTTGCAAGGGGTATACGCTACTCGGAGTACTAGTTGATAATGGGTCCGCATTGAATGTATTGCCTTGGGCTACGTTAAACCGTTTACCTATAGACAGTTTCCATATGAAGACGTGTCAGAACATAGTAAGAGCATTTGATAGCACAGAAAGAAAAGTAATGGGAAGGATAGAGGTACCTCTTCAGATTGGCCCAAACATATACGAGGTAGATTTCCTCGTGATGGATATTAAGCTTTCCTATAACTATCTATTAGAAAGACCTTGGATTCACTCAGCTAGGGCAGTGCCATCTTCGCTGCACCAGAAGCTAAAGATGGTTACTGAGGGATGA